The Humulus lupulus chromosome 3, drHumLupu1.1, whole genome shotgun sequence genome window below encodes:
- the LOC133822791 gene encoding probable transmembrane ascorbate ferrireductase 4, producing MGASSSSTTPLPLLFLARLTGLLVAALVSFWALAFNSSFLPHSATASQEYFVYSVLHPLCMVIGFILISGEAILVHRWLPGSTSLKKSVHLFLQGVALASGIFGIWTKFRGENGIVGNFYSLHSWMGLLSMSLFGAQWITGFVSFWHIGEVRRVRMKVLPWHVFVGLYTYGLAVATAETGLLEKLTFLQTKRNLSKRCTESMVVNGLGLGLVLLGGIVILAAVSPKYHHRQALKTKPVYSSSDRDTKHLSSI from the exons ATGGGGGCAAGCTCAAGCTCAACCACACCACTTCCTCTCCTCTTCTTGGCCAGACTCACTGGCCTTTTGGTTGCAGCGTTGGTCTCCTTTTGGGCTTTAGCTTTCAACTCCAGCTTTCTTCCTCATTCCGCTACTGCCTCCCAGGAGTACTTCGTCTACTCC GTTCTTCATCCTTTGTGTATGGTCATTGGCTTCATTCTCATTAGTGGAGAAG CTATATTGGTCCATAGATGGTTGCCTGGCTCAACGAGTTTGAAGAAATCAGTGCATTTGTTTCTTCAAGGAGTGGCCTTGGCTtctgggatttttggtatttggaCAAAGTTTCGTGGGGAGAATGGGATTGTGGGTAATTTCTACAGTCTCCATTCTTGGATGGGTTTGCTTTCCATGTCCTTGTTTGGTGCTCAG TGGATAACGGGTTTTGTAAGCTTTTGGCACATAGGAGAGGTGAGGAGAGTGAGGATGAAGGTGTTGCCATGGCACGTCTTTGTTGGTCTCTACACGTATGGCCTGGCCGTGGCGACGGCCGAAACAGGGCTTTTAGAGAAGCTGACATTCTTACAAACCAAGAGGAACTTGTCTAAGCGATGTACGGAGTCCATGGTTGTCAATGGCTTGGGACTTGGCTTGGTGCTGCTAGGCGGCATAGTAATATTGGCTGCGGTGTCTCCCAAGTACCACCACCGCCAGGCCCTTAAAACCAAACCTGTCTACTCATCATCTGATAGAGATACAAAACACCTCTCTTCTATATGA